The following are from one region of the Sphingomonas sp. J315 genome:
- the gntA gene encoding guanitoxin biosynthesis heme-dependent pre-guanitoxin N-hydroxylase GntA, which translates to MLKPCNDSAHPLADRFRAFVKSTEFPCVGAKSALSRDRMRFVVGKDIGSAWDDLRILPSLHDLAANYRAEPELFQSLVVLFEQDRALDEPAFEADLWARLQSLTDKDEWLGQEADPRVSHDPDDPHFSLSFGGEAFFVVGLHPHASRPARRFERPALVFNLHDQFEQLRAQGRYEKLRDSIVARDVALAGAPNPMLALHGTVSEARQYSGRMVDPEWRCPFRGREGAQDAA; encoded by the coding sequence ATGCTGAAACCTTGCAATGATTCCGCGCATCCGCTGGCGGACCGTTTTCGCGCCTTCGTCAAATCCACCGAATTTCCCTGTGTCGGCGCGAAGTCGGCGCTGAGCCGCGACCGCATGCGATTTGTCGTCGGGAAGGATATCGGTTCGGCCTGGGACGACCTGCGCATCCTACCGAGTCTGCACGACCTGGCCGCGAACTATCGCGCCGAGCCCGAGCTGTTTCAGTCGCTCGTCGTGCTGTTCGAACAGGACCGCGCGCTCGACGAACCTGCGTTCGAAGCGGATCTGTGGGCGCGACTGCAATCGCTGACCGACAAGGACGAATGGCTGGGGCAGGAAGCCGACCCGCGCGTCAGCCATGACCCAGACGACCCGCATTTCTCGCTGAGTTTTGGCGGTGAGGCATTCTTCGTTGTCGGCCTCCACCCGCATGCCAGCCGCCCGGCGCGGCGGTTCGAGCGGCCTGCTCTGGTGTTCAACCTGCACGACCAGTTCGAACAGCTGCGCGCGCAGGGGCGCTATGAGAAATTGCGCGATTCGATCGTCGCGCGGGATGTGGCGCTGGCCGGTGCTCCCAATCCGATGCTCGCGCTCCACGGCACGGTGTCGGAGGCGCGGCAGTATAGTGGGCGGATGGTCGATCCCGAATGGCGCTGCCCCTTCCGCGGGCGGGAGGGAGCACAGGATGCCGCATAG
- a CDS encoding urea carboxylase-associated family protein, with amino-acid sequence MPHRIEPRSGVAFELPRGALLTVTDPTGEQVADLLAYKKDDVREVISSGRTLDYASRIYLTRGDKLYSNRSNVLLEIVADDVGRHDFLLTPCSKDTFRIIYGDTDPHRGCFGNLAAALAPYGVAEDMIPTAFNCFMNVPVDGQTGELRVDPPLSKAGDRIVFRAMEDLVIGLTACSALQSNNGSFKPIDWEITPPE; translated from the coding sequence ATGCCGCATAGGATCGAGCCGCGCTCGGGCGTCGCGTTCGAGTTGCCCCGCGGCGCGTTGCTGACCGTGACTGACCCGACGGGCGAACAGGTGGCCGATCTGCTGGCCTACAAAAAGGACGATGTCCGTGAGGTGATCTCGTCGGGGCGCACGCTGGATTATGCTAGCCGTATCTATCTGACGAGGGGCGATAAACTCTATTCGAACCGCAGCAATGTGCTGCTCGAAATCGTCGCGGACGATGTCGGGCGGCACGATTTCCTGCTGACCCCGTGTTCAAAGGACACGTTCCGGATCATCTATGGCGACACCGATCCGCATCGCGGCTGCTTTGGCAACCTCGCCGCCGCGCTCGCGCCCTATGGGGTCGCAGAGGACATGATCCCGACCGCGTTCAACTGTTTCATGAACGTGCCGGTCGACGGACAAACGGGCGAGTTGCGCGTCGACCCGCCGCTGAGCAAGGCGGGGGACCGGATCGTGTTTCGCGCGATGGAGGATCTGGTGATCGGCCTGACCGCCTGTTCGGCACTGCAGTCGAACAACGGGTCGTTCAAGCCGATCGACTGGGAAATAACGCCGCCGGAGTAA
- a CDS encoding M3 family metallopeptidase, which yields MKPVSGAILLATASILSILPAAAQTAAPAQPTAAAPDAAPMTDKWPGPFDGVPQWDKVTPAMFPAAFEKGMAEARAAFAKVRDNPEAPTFANTIEAPAKATTALSRIFPVWGVYTSNLATPEVQKIAREWSPKLSAFSTELSLDPKMFQRVKTLYDKRQTLGLNAQQMRLLERTYRDYVTSGALLNEAQKAEIKRINGELSVAYTEFSRRVLADEETAILIDSEADLAGLPDSFKASLAEEAKSRGQAGKWAVKNTRSSMQPFLMYATNRALREKVYNAYINRGDNGGANDTNAIIANILKLRQERAKILGFKTHAHYRMDDTMAETPENATKLMMSVWPAAVARVRQEVADMQALADAEAAAGKGPKIKIEGWDYRFYAEKVRKAKYDLDESEVKPYLELNNMVNAMFYAAGRLYDLEFKENTGTIPVFQADVRTFEVKRLGKTIGVFYLDNFARAGKRSGAWATSYRSRSGLRGDNIVLASNNNNFTKGAAGEPTLISLDDAATLFHEFGHGLHSLLGNVYYPGLAGTPRDFVEYPSQVNENWLLTPDVLNRFAKHYKTGEVIPAALVEKIEKASTFNQGFDTVEYLSSAIVDMQLHNRDTPVTDPDAFERDTLASLGMPKEIVMRHRLPQFNHLFSSDAYSAGYYSYLWSETMDADTWAAFEESGNVWDKGVADKFRTILLETGNETDRKEAYKAFRGRDTDVNALFKRRGFPTGN from the coding sequence ATGAAGCCCGTTTCCGGCGCGATCCTGCTCGCCACCGCCTCGATCCTGTCGATCCTGCCCGCCGCCGCACAGACTGCGGCCCCCGCCCAACCGACCGCAGCCGCCCCCGATGCGGCACCCATGACCGACAAATGGCCCGGTCCGTTCGACGGCGTTCCCCAGTGGGACAAGGTGACCCCGGCGATGTTCCCGGCAGCTTTCGAGAAGGGCATGGCCGAGGCACGTGCCGCCTTCGCCAAGGTCCGCGACAATCCCGAGGCGCCGACCTTTGCCAACACGATCGAGGCGCCGGCCAAGGCAACCACCGCCCTGTCGCGCATCTTCCCTGTCTGGGGTGTCTATACCAGCAACCTCGCCACTCCCGAGGTGCAGAAGATCGCGCGCGAGTGGAGCCCGAAGCTGTCGGCCTTCTCAACCGAACTCAGCCTCGACCCCAAGATGTTCCAGCGGGTGAAGACGCTGTACGACAAGCGCCAGACGCTCGGCCTCAATGCCCAGCAGATGCGCCTGCTTGAACGCACCTATCGCGATTACGTGACTTCCGGGGCGTTGCTCAACGAGGCGCAGAAGGCGGAGATCAAGCGGATCAACGGTGAGCTGTCGGTCGCCTATACCGAATTCAGCCGCCGCGTGCTGGCGGATGAGGAAACCGCGATCCTCATCGACAGCGAGGCGGACCTCGCCGGCCTGCCCGACAGCTTCAAGGCGAGCCTTGCCGAAGAGGCCAAGTCGCGCGGGCAGGCGGGGAAGTGGGCGGTCAAGAACACCCGTTCGTCGATGCAACCCTTCCTGATGTACGCCACCAACCGCGCGCTGCGCGAAAAGGTCTACAACGCCTATATCAACCGCGGCGACAATGGCGGTGCGAACGACACCAACGCGATCATCGCCAACATCCTGAAGCTGCGTCAGGAGCGCGCCAAGATCCTCGGCTTCAAGACCCATGCCCATTACCGCATGGACGACACGATGGCCGAAACGCCGGAGAATGCGACGAAGCTGATGATGTCGGTCTGGCCGGCTGCGGTCGCGCGCGTCCGCCAGGAAGTCGCCGACATGCAGGCGCTTGCCGATGCCGAAGCGGCGGCGGGCAAGGGGCCGAAGATCAAGATCGAAGGCTGGGACTATCGCTTCTATGCCGAGAAGGTTCGCAAGGCGAAATACGACCTCGATGAGAGCGAGGTGAAGCCGTATCTCGAGCTCAACAACATGGTCAACGCCATGTTCTATGCTGCCGGTCGCCTTTACGACCTTGAATTCAAGGAAAATACCGGCACGATTCCGGTGTTCCAGGCCGATGTGCGGACGTTCGAGGTCAAGCGCCTCGGCAAGACGATCGGCGTCTTCTACCTCGACAATTTCGCGCGCGCGGGCAAGCGGTCGGGCGCATGGGCGACCAGCTATCGCAGCCGTTCGGGGCTGCGCGGCGACAATATCGTGCTGGCGTCGAACAACAACAACTTCACCAAGGGCGCGGCGGGCGAGCCGACGTTGATCAGCCTCGACGACGCCGCGACTTTGTTCCACGAATTCGGTCACGGGCTGCACAGCCTGCTCGGCAACGTCTATTATCCGGGCCTTGCCGGCACGCCGCGCGACTTCGTGGAATATCCCAGCCAGGTGAACGAAAACTGGCTGCTGACCCCCGACGTGCTCAACCGCTTCGCCAAGCATTACAAGACGGGCGAAGTGATCCCGGCGGCATTGGTGGAGAAGATCGAGAAGGCGTCGACCTTCAACCAGGGGTTCGACACGGTCGAGTATCTCTCATCGGCAATCGTGGACATGCAACTCCACAATCGCGACACCCCGGTGACCGATCCTGACGCGTTCGAACGCGACACGCTCGCTTCTCTGGGCATGCCGAAGGAAATCGTGATGCGGCACCGCCTGCCGCAGTTCAACCACCTCTTCTCCTCCGACGCCTATTCGGCTGGCTATTATAGCTACCTCTGGTCGGAGACGATGGACGCCGACACCTGGGCCGCGTTCGAGGAAAGCGGCAATGTCTGGGACAAGGGCGTGGCGGACAAATTCCGCACGATCCTGTTGGAAACAGGCAACGAAACCGACCGCAAGGAAGCGTACAAGGCGTTCCGAGGCCGCGACACGGACGTCAACGCGCTGTTCAAGCGCCGCGGTTTCCCGACCGGAAATTGA
- a CDS encoding DNA polymerase Y family protein: MLVAAACPHARALGIVPGMAVTQARAYLPGLEIRPADPEGDLAALHRLALLAARRWAPSVAIEGSDTLLIDLTGVAHLHGGEARMAARIIRLLARRGHAGRIAIADTPGAAWALAHYARHDAVLICTPGQHAGALAPLPIPALRVDPAAVELLRRLGVELIGQLAAMPRAPLARRFGGALVTRLEQALGTLPEPLDPIVPREAIAVQRRFVEPVATAEGIAHWIAALVPELCAALEAAGLGARAVELVADRVDHVPQRIRIGLARASRDCLHLIRLIMRRIEDVEPGYGIDAITLRIRRTEPLAARPVDERLDEEAKPDLAPLADTLATRIGSRRMWRSRPVESDVPERSVGREGVLDPPDRRAMRMKTGDVRQLLSTTPPDAWRPDWPRPARLLARPERLDHVLAELPDQPPRRFTWRGRTIRVVRADGPERIAGEWWRRSAETHAVRDYFRVEDEGGHRYWLFRRGDGERGVTGDLSWYLHGLFG; the protein is encoded by the coding sequence GTGCTGGTCGCCGCCGCCTGTCCGCACGCCCGTGCGCTCGGCATCGTTCCTGGCATGGCGGTGACGCAGGCGCGCGCCTACCTGCCCGGCCTCGAAATCCGCCCCGCCGACCCGGAGGGGGACCTTGCCGCGCTCCACCGACTTGCGCTGCTGGCGGCGCGGCGCTGGGCGCCGAGCGTGGCGATCGAGGGGAGCGACACGCTGCTGATCGACCTGACCGGGGTCGCGCATCTCCATGGCGGCGAGGCGCGGATGGCGGCGCGGATTATCCGCCTGCTGGCGCGGCGCGGCCATGCGGGTCGCATCGCGATTGCCGACACGCCGGGGGCGGCCTGGGCGCTGGCGCATTACGCCAGACATGATGCCGTGCTGATCTGTACCCCCGGCCAGCACGCCGGCGCCCTCGCCCCGCTCCCCATCCCCGCGTTGCGCGTCGATCCGGCTGCGGTCGAACTGCTGCGTCGGTTGGGCGTGGAGCTGATCGGGCAGCTTGCCGCGATGCCGCGCGCCCCGCTCGCCCGGCGGTTCGGCGGGGCGCTGGTCACCCGGCTCGAACAGGCGCTGGGCACCCTTCCCGAACCGCTCGATCCCATCGTTCCGCGCGAGGCCATCGCCGTACAGCGCCGTTTCGTCGAGCCGGTCGCGACCGCCGAAGGGATCGCTCACTGGATTGCTGCACTGGTGCCCGAACTCTGCGCCGCACTCGAAGCTGCGGGCCTTGGCGCGCGTGCGGTTGAGCTGGTGGCGGACCGGGTCGATCATGTCCCACAGCGCATCCGCATCGGCCTTGCCCGCGCCAGCCGCGATTGCCTGCACCTGATCCGCCTGATCATGCGGCGGATCGAGGATGTGGAGCCTGGCTATGGCATCGACGCGATCACGCTGCGCATCCGCCGTACCGAACCACTGGCCGCACGCCCGGTCGACGAGCGGCTGGACGAGGAGGCGAAGCCCGATCTTGCTCCGCTCGCCGATACGCTCGCCACCCGCATCGGATCGCGCCGGATGTGGCGCAGCCGCCCGGTCGAGAGCGATGTGCCCGAGCGCAGCGTCGGGCGTGAGGGCGTGCTAGATCCGCCCGACCGCAGGGCCATGCGGATGAAAACGGGCGATGTCCGCCAGCTCCTGTCGACCACGCCGCCCGACGCCTGGCGTCCCGACTGGCCGCGCCCGGCACGGCTGCTCGCCCGGCCGGAACGGCTCGACCATGTGCTGGCCGAACTGCCCGACCAGCCGCCGCGCCGTTTCACCTGGCGCGGGCGGACGATCCGGGTGGTGCGCGCCGACGGGCCCGAGCGGATCGCCGGGGAATGGTGGCGACGTTCGGCCGAAACCCATGCCGTGCGCGACTATTTTCGCGTCGAGGACGAGGGCGGCCATCGTTACTGGCTGTTCCGCCGCGGCGATGGCGAGCGGGGGGTGACGGGCGACCTCAGCTGGTATCTCCACGGATTGTTCGGGTGA
- a CDS encoding error-prone DNA polymerase, protein MNYTELQVTTHFSFLRGASSPLELFSAAALMGHAALGVTDRNSLGGVVQALFACDQLAQQGVDIRPINGCRLDLADGASLLVWPEDRAGWSRLTRLLTLGKSRVDAQRGEKGQCILHWEDVAEHCTGLVGALVPRGADGDLAWMADLFGTSGHVCMTPMRRPNEAVRLNAVYDDARRFGLTPLATGDVLYHHPDRRMLQDVVTAIREGCTIDALGLRRERSVERHLKSPEAMARRFARWPDAIHASAAIAERCSFSLRGLRHQYPEEEVLPGKSPQEALRILATNGLRQRFGGKPSQAHLDLLEHELGLVEQMGYAPYFLTVNSIVQSAISQQILCQGRGSAANSVICFALGITSIDPVKHQLLFERFISTERREPPDIDVDFEHERREEVIQWIYDSYGRDHSALTAVVSRFRTRGAVREVGKALGLPEDLTGALSSQVWGWSSDGVPEEHVAALGLDPGDHRLALTLSLARELIGTPRHLSQHPGGFVLTRDKLHDLVPVEPAAMIDRQVIEWEKVDLEYLGFMKVDILGLGMLGCMRRCFDLLAQHKGVTLTMASPVMQEDDPATFRMIRQADTLGVFQIESRAQMSMLPRMKPENFYDIAIQVAIVRPGPIQGNMVHPYLKRRQNPDQVEYPSPKLKKVLEKTLGVPLFQEQAMQVAIEGAGFSPSEADRLRRAMATFKSTGGIGPFEAKLIDGMLANGIASSFAERLVEQIKGFSNYGFPESHAASFAKIAIASCWMKCHHPDLFCAALLNAQPMGFYAPAQLVRDARAHGVEVHPVCINASDWDTGALPGLPNRRPRHAAYWGSDDGWAGLMPLRLGMRVVHGLAQEDGAAILAARAAGGPFTSVEEAWRRSGVKPAALERLARADAFQALELNRRQALWAIKGLANRPLDLFAAADLRAGRTRPESVEVPVALLPLTAGREVVEDYRATQLSLRAHPLTFLRAKLVARGIRPCGDLTGMKDGARVEVAGLVLVRQRPGSARGVVFVTLEDESGIANAVLWSDRFEQYRRTVMTATMLAIRGKVQREGIVIHVVADAITDLTAMLREIGEIDLPRMTMPGDGATHGGGPDPREAGPRWPPPYDSSHWRGGEAIPVKSRDFH, encoded by the coding sequence GTGAACTACACCGAGCTTCAGGTCACCACCCATTTCTCGTTCCTGCGTGGCGCGTCGTCTCCGCTCGAGCTGTTCTCTGCCGCCGCGCTGATGGGTCATGCGGCGCTGGGGGTGACCGACCGCAATTCGCTGGGCGGGGTGGTACAGGCGCTGTTCGCGTGTGACCAGCTGGCGCAACAGGGCGTCGATATCCGCCCGATCAATGGCTGCCGCCTCGACCTGGCCGATGGCGCATCATTACTGGTGTGGCCAGAGGACCGAGCGGGGTGGAGCCGCCTCACCCGCCTGCTCACGCTGGGCAAGTCGCGAGTCGATGCCCAGCGCGGCGAAAAGGGCCAGTGCATCCTGCATTGGGAGGATGTTGCGGAGCATTGCACGGGACTGGTCGGCGCGCTGGTGCCGCGCGGGGCGGACGGTGACCTGGCCTGGATGGCCGATTTGTTCGGCACGTCCGGCCATGTCTGCATGACGCCGATGCGCCGCCCGAACGAGGCGGTACGGCTCAACGCGGTGTATGACGATGCCCGCCGCTTCGGGCTGACCCCACTCGCGACCGGGGACGTGCTGTACCACCATCCCGACCGGCGGATGCTGCAGGATGTGGTGACGGCAATCCGCGAGGGATGCACGATCGACGCGCTCGGGCTGCGGCGCGAGCGGAGCGTCGAGCGGCACCTCAAGTCGCCCGAGGCGATGGCGCGCCGCTTCGCGCGCTGGCCCGATGCGATCCACGCCAGCGCCGCGATCGCCGAGCGTTGCAGTTTTTCCCTGCGTGGGCTGCGCCACCAATATCCTGAAGAAGAGGTGCTGCCGGGCAAGTCGCCGCAAGAGGCGCTGCGCATCCTGGCCACCAATGGACTGCGCCAGCGGTTCGGCGGCAAGCCGTCACAGGCGCATCTCGATTTGCTGGAGCATGAGCTGGGGCTGGTCGAGCAGATGGGCTATGCGCCCTATTTCCTAACCGTCAATTCGATCGTCCAGTCCGCGATCAGCCAGCAGATCCTGTGCCAGGGGCGCGGGAGCGCGGCCAATTCGGTGATCTGCTTCGCGCTCGGCATCACCTCGATCGACCCGGTAAAGCATCAATTGCTGTTCGAGCGGTTCATCAGCACCGAGCGCCGCGAGCCGCCCGACATCGATGTCGATTTCGAGCATGAGCGGCGCGAGGAAGTGATCCAGTGGATCTATGACAGCTATGGCCGCGACCATTCGGCGCTGACCGCGGTGGTCAGCCGGTTCCGCACGCGCGGTGCGGTACGCGAGGTAGGCAAGGCGCTGGGGCTGCCCGAGGATCTGACCGGCGCTTTGTCGAGCCAGGTCTGGGGCTGGTCGAGCGACGGGGTGCCGGAGGAACATGTCGCGGCACTGGGCCTCGACCCCGGCGACCATCGGCTGGCGCTGACCCTCAGCCTTGCGCGCGAGCTGATCGGGACGCCGCGGCATCTGTCGCAGCATCCCGGCGGCTTCGTGCTGACCCGCGACAAGCTGCATGACCTGGTCCCGGTCGAGCCCGCAGCGATGATCGACCGGCAGGTGATCGAATGGGAGAAGGTGGACCTTGAATATCTCGGCTTCATGAAGGTCGACATATTGGGGCTGGGGATGCTGGGGTGCATGCGCCGCTGCTTCGACCTGCTGGCACAGCATAAGGGGGTGACACTGACCATGGCGTCGCCGGTGATGCAGGAAGACGACCCGGCGACGTTCAGGATGATCCGCCAGGCCGATACGCTGGGCGTGTTCCAGATCGAAAGCCGCGCGCAGATGTCGATGCTGCCGCGGATGAAGCCGGAGAATTTCTACGACATCGCGATCCAGGTGGCGATCGTGCGCCCGGGGCCGATCCAGGGGAATATGGTCCACCCCTATCTCAAGCGGCGGCAGAATCCGGACCAGGTCGAATATCCCTCCCCAAAGCTGAAGAAAGTTCTCGAGAAAACGCTGGGCGTACCGCTGTTCCAGGAACAGGCGATGCAGGTGGCGATCGAGGGAGCGGGTTTTTCGCCGAGCGAGGCCGACCGGCTGCGCCGCGCCATGGCGACGTTCAAATCGACCGGGGGGATCGGGCCGTTCGAGGCGAAGCTGATCGACGGGATGCTGGCGAACGGCATTGCCAGCAGCTTTGCAGAACGGCTGGTCGAGCAGATCAAGGGGTTCAGCAATTACGGCTTTCCCGAGAGCCATGCGGCGAGTTTCGCCAAGATCGCTATCGCCTCGTGCTGGATGAAGTGCCACCACCCCGATCTGTTCTGCGCGGCGCTGCTCAATGCGCAGCCGATGGGATTCTATGCCCCGGCACAGTTGGTGCGCGACGCGCGCGCGCATGGGGTGGAAGTGCATCCGGTCTGCATCAACGCAAGCGACTGGGACACGGGGGCACTGCCCGGCCTGCCCAATCGCCGCCCGCGTCATGCCGCCTATTGGGGCAGCGACGATGGCTGGGCCGGGCTGATGCCGCTGCGACTGGGCATGCGGGTGGTGCATGGGCTGGCGCAAGAGGATGGTGCGGCGATCCTTGCGGCGCGCGCTGCCGGCGGTCCCTTCACCTCGGTCGAGGAGGCGTGGCGGCGCTCCGGGGTGAAGCCCGCCGCACTGGAACGGCTGGCACGGGCCGATGCGTTTCAGGCGCTGGAGCTCAACCGGCGTCAGGCTTTGTGGGCGATCAAGGGGCTGGCGAACCGGCCACTCGACCTGTTCGCCGCCGCCGACCTGCGCGCGGGGCGGACGCGACCCGAAAGCGTCGAGGTGCCGGTCGCGCTGCTCCCCCTGACCGCCGGGCGCGAGGTGGTGGAGGATTATCGCGCGACCCAATTGTCGCTGCGCGCGCACCCGCTGACCTTCCTGCGCGCGAAGCTGGTGGCGCGCGGTATCCGGCCGTGCGGCGACCTGACCGGCATGAAGGACGGTGCGCGGGTCGAGGTGGCGGGGCTGGTGCTGGTCCGCCAGCGGCCGGGCAGCGCCAGGGGCGTCGTCTTCGTCACGCTGGAGGACGAGAGCGGCATCGCCAACGCGGTGCTGTGGTCCGACCGGTTCGAGCAATATCGCCGCACCGTGATGACCGCGACGATGCTGGCGATCCGTGGCAAGGTGCAGCGCGAGGGGATCGTGATCCATGTCGTCGCCGATGCGATCACCGACCTCACCGCGATGCTGCGCGAGATCGGCGAGATCGACCTGCCGCGCATGACCATGCCCGGCGACGGCGCGACCCATGGCGGCGGCCCCGACCCGCGCGAGGCCGGGCCGCGCTGGCCCCCGCCCTATGACAGCAGCCACTGGCGCGGCGGCGAAGCGATCCCGGTCAAATCAAGAGATTTTCACTGA
- a CDS encoding fumarylacetoacetate hydrolase family protein, which translates to MKLASLKNGRDGRLVVVSTDLAWYADASHIVGTLQAALDDWDRYEGALRNLATDLDHEVIPRERFHERDAAAPLPRAYQWADGSAYVNHVALVRQARGAEMPETFWHDPLMYQGGSDGFLGPRDPIPLADESWGCDLEAEVVVVTGDVKLGASREEALAAIRLVGLTNDVSLRNLIPGELAKGFGFFQSKPASAFSPVFVTPDALGDWWQDGKLHRKLMVDLNGQPFGRAEAGEDMTFDFGTLIAHAAKTRALGAGTIIGSGTVSNRDADGGPGKPIAEGGVGYSCLAEVRTVETIRDGKAATPFLKAGDTVRIWAEDDRHHPIFGVIEQTVGG; encoded by the coding sequence GTGAAACTTGCCAGCCTTAAGAATGGCCGTGACGGTCGCCTCGTCGTCGTTTCGACCGATCTCGCCTGGTATGCCGATGCGAGCCATATCGTCGGGACACTTCAGGCGGCGCTCGACGATTGGGATCGGTATGAGGGGGCATTGCGCAACCTCGCCACGGATCTCGATCATGAAGTGATTCCGCGTGAGCGGTTTCACGAGCGCGATGCCGCCGCCCCGCTGCCGCGCGCATATCAATGGGCCGACGGCTCGGCCTATGTGAACCATGTCGCGCTGGTCCGTCAGGCGCGCGGGGCGGAGATGCCCGAGACCTTCTGGCACGATCCGCTGATGTATCAGGGCGGCAGCGACGGCTTTCTCGGCCCGCGCGACCCGATCCCCCTCGCCGACGAGAGCTGGGGCTGCGATCTCGAGGCCGAAGTGGTGGTCGTCACCGGCGACGTGAAGCTGGGCGCGAGCCGGGAAGAGGCGCTCGCCGCGATCCGCCTTGTTGGCCTGACCAACGACGTGTCGCTCCGCAACCTGATCCCGGGCGAACTCGCCAAGGGCTTTGGCTTCTTCCAGTCCAAGCCGGCCAGCGCCTTCTCGCCGGTATTCGTCACCCCCGATGCGCTTGGCGACTGGTGGCAGGACGGGAAGCTGCACCGCAAGCTGATGGTCGATCTCAACGGCCAGCCCTTTGGCCGCGCCGAGGCGGGCGAGGACATGACCTTCGATTTCGGCACGCTGATCGCCCATGCGGCGAAGACACGCGCGCTGGGGGCGGGGACGATCATCGGATCGGGCACCGTCTCCAACCGCGACGCCGATGGCGGGCCGGGCAAGCCGATCGCAGAGGGCGGCGTCGGCTATTCGTGCCTCGCCGAAGTCCGCACGGTCGAAACGATCCGCGACGGCAAGGCAGCGACCCCGTTCCTGAAGGCCGGCGACACCGTCCGCATCTGGGCCGAGGACGACAGGCACCACCCGATCTTCGGCGTGATCGAACAGACCGTCGGGGGCTGA
- a CDS encoding PAS domain-containing protein produces MALLQGPDHVFALANPAYRDLTGRRDLLGKPLAEALPEIVEQGFVDLLDRVFASGIAFRATGQPVELMREGVAQTRMLDFVYQPIKDAAGTTTAIFVEANDVTERVIAETLLRESEERLQLALDASNGIGVWDWDLVANQVRTDARFARLYGVDPELAEQGGPIEAFFSHIHPEDAQRVRAEIEQAIRSGDRFSSEYRLVDGGGRIRWVTAQGRCSHDTEGRPIRFPGVSFEVTERREAEEAARKAAADLKTITEDQAFLFDLANRQRGLDSPDAIMRLSAGAIAERLGIDRVGFYRVVGEGAVQFGPCVASGKLRSLEGTQRLDMGGANAMYRQGLTLVTDDAANDPRFVGTDLARYSPAAVGVPLMRGGSWVASLYANQAEPRRWRAEEVALIEAVAQSAWDAVERAAAVIALRESEAKFRAIANSIDPMVWSTQPDGYHDYYNDRWYEYTGVPPVRPMARRGTACSTRTIRRAHGKCGGAASRPVPPITSSIA; encoded by the coding sequence GTGGCGCTGTTGCAGGGGCCGGACCATGTCTTCGCGCTGGCCAATCCCGCCTATCGCGACCTGACCGGTCGCCGCGATCTGTTGGGCAAGCCGCTGGCCGAGGCACTGCCCGAAATCGTCGAGCAAGGGTTTGTCGATCTGCTCGACCGGGTGTTTGCGAGCGGCATCGCGTTCCGCGCGACCGGGCAGCCGGTCGAGCTGATGCGCGAAGGCGTGGCGCAGACGCGAATGCTCGATTTCGTCTATCAGCCGATCAAGGATGCGGCAGGCACCACCACCGCGATCTTTGTGGAGGCCAATGACGTCACCGAACGGGTGATCGCGGAAACGTTGCTGCGCGAGAGCGAGGAGCGGCTGCAGCTCGCGCTCGACGCCTCGAACGGCATCGGCGTGTGGGACTGGGACCTGGTCGCCAACCAGGTCCGCACCGATGCGCGATTCGCGCGGCTTTACGGTGTTGACCCGGAACTGGCCGAGCAGGGTGGCCCGATCGAGGCGTTCTTCAGCCACATCCACCCCGAGGACGCCCAGCGCGTCCGCGCCGAGATCGAACAGGCGATCCGCAGCGGCGACCGGTTCTCAAGCGAGTATCGGCTGGTCGATGGCGGCGGTCGCATCCGGTGGGTCACGGCGCAGGGGCGGTGCAGCCATGATACTGAGGGCCGCCCCATCCGCTTTCCCGGCGTCAGTTTCGAGGTCACCGAGCGGCGCGAGGCCGAGGAGGCCGCGCGCAAGGCTGCCGCCGATCTCAAAACCATCACTGAGGATCAGGCGTTTCTGTTCGACCTTGCCAATCGGCAACGCGGGCTGGACTCGCCGGACGCGATCATGCGGCTCAGCGCGGGTGCGATCGCCGAGCGGCTGGGCATCGACCGCGTCGGCTTCTACCGCGTGGTCGGCGAAGGGGCAGTCCAGTTCGGACCGTGCGTCGCCAGCGGCAAGCTGCGCTCGCTGGAGGGTACGCAACGGCTCGACATGGGCGGGGCCAATGCGATGTACCGCCAGGGGCTGACGCTGGTGACGGACGACGCCGCCAACGACCCGCGTTTCGTCGGGACAGATCTCGCGCGCTACTCCCCCGCCGCAGTTGGCGTGCCGCTGATGCGGGGTGGCTCATGGGTCGCCAGCCTCTATGCCAACCAAGCCGAGCCGCGCCGCTGGCGCGCCGAAGAGGTCGCGTTGATCGAGGCGGTCGCACAATCCGCCTGGGATGCGGTCGAACGCGCCGCGGCGGTGATCGCGCTGCGCGAGAGCGAGGCCAAGTTCCGCGCCATCGCGAATTCGATCGACCCGATGGTCTGGTCGACCCAGCCCGACGGCTATCACGATTATTACAACGACCGCTGGTACGAATATACCGGCGTTCCCCCGGTTCGACCGATGGCGAGGCGTGGAACGGCATGTTCCACCCGGACGATCAGGCGCGCGCATGGGAAGTGTGGCGGGGCTGCCTCGCGACCGGTGCCCCCTATCACATCGAGTATCGCCTGA